Genomic DNA from Accipiter gentilis chromosome 9, bAccGen1.1, whole genome shotgun sequence:
aaaaggaaagatttaaaacCTCTCACAAACTAAACTCTGCACCCCAATCTTAAATACACATTAACTGCTGCTCCAATGTAAGAATACTTTCATCTTTTCCAGGGCAAAAGCCTGTAGTCTTCCTACAGCACGCTTTTCTAGGAGACGCTACCCACTGGATTTCTAACCTACCCAACGACAGCTTGGGCTTCCTGCTCGCAGATGCTGGCTATGATGTCTGGATGGGAAACAGCCGAGGGAACACTTGGTCTTTAAAACACAAGACCCTTAATCCCAGCCAGAAAGCGTTCTGGCAGTTCAGGTACTCTGTAGAGGGAGAATTACTTAAGATGGAAACTCCGAGGGGACTAAATAGCTTCAGCCTGATGGTTTTTACCTAAACCAGCATCAGAGCAGGGTCTACACCAACTAACAAGAGTAAAGAACCAGATGAAGAAGGATGCTCACTACTACTCAGAGTTAGGAGCATTGACTGGGGAAGAGATTTCAGACACTGGGAAATGAAAAGGAATGctgaggaaaagggagagagtaCTGTGAGAGTGAGAGCAAGAACCTCAGCTGGAACAGGCTGAGGAGCCTTGTCTAGAAATCTCTGATCTCTCACAGCTGAATTCAACCAACCCATGCTAGTGAAAGCACTGATTAAATTCCATTCCCCAAGGGCTGCAAGTGACAGGTGAAACTGGCACCTCCTCTGCAGAAAGCCCAAGGCATCAGGCAGCCTGGCAGTACAGCTGCGTCTCCTCTACCCCTTCCCCAGCTCAAGCAAAATGCAGACAAAGTGTGCAACCTCGTCTTTCAGTTGGTCCTGCTTGGTGCAATGAACAAAACTGACATTCAGTCACTTACACTGTGATAGCTGAATTATCTGCtagctttttgtttttcccctgtaGCTTTGATGAAATGGGTAAATACGATATTCCAGCAGAGCTGTACTTCATCATGAATAAAACTGGACAGAAGGATGTATACTATGTTGGTCACTCTGAAGGCACAACAGCAGGTAATGTCAGGACACTCATGGTTCACAACCATTCATGTTCCTATCTGATCAGTAGGTGTGTCTCCCCATTGATCCAGTTGTTTTTCTTGTTCGTGGAGTGCTAGCAAATGTAGAAGTGCCTTCTGACTTGAGATTTGGAAAATATGTAAAACTTTTCTAAAACCAGCTTTGTTTACACTTAATAAACAAAGAAGCCTAATCCAAATGTAGTTcaactttttaaataattagaGACATAAAAAGTGGTTATTTACTGGGCACTTCAGGTGCTGGCACTGggtatttttcttaaattctcaGCAACAGGAATTTTCATTAAGTTCATCTTTTGTATTAAAACATACAATTATTTTCCttgtgaacaggaaggaaaaactaaaaaggTAAAACAGCACATATAACACATAATTTCAAATAACAGAAGACAAGGTAAAGGAACCTCAACATTACTAAGTCATGTGGCTTAATGGCAATCTTACAATTTAAAGCACAGTTCATGAGTGGCTATAACTGGCCATATTACTGTTTAAAAACGTATTGCTGGAGACtgaaaattaggaaagaaaaaacattagtAACTTATTTTCTCTTAGTGCCAGCCTTTAGCATTAACTCACTTCATGAAGTCTGAATGCAACTAACTTTCTTTTAGCATCAGCTGAAAGTTCCTGATATTTATGGTTTACGTGTAAGATCCATGAACAGTCATTGATTAGAAATGAGCAACTGCCAGTTCATTAGTGTAAACAACCcagaaaaaagggaagcaaaTGTGGGAAAATCATACATTCATACATTGTTACAGCTCcagaccttttctttcttttcctctcataAGAGTATTTAAAGGCCCTCATGGCAAAACAAACTAACCATCTAGGCTTTCTTCAGCTGTCTTTGATGCAAACAATCAgttgaaaacactgaaagatgCCAGTATTCAGCTAATTATTCTACAGTTTCATGGAAGCATAAACATACATAGACCTTTAGAGACTATAATCTGAAAAACTCATTTTTTATGAGAGTTTTTTGAACTTCAGTGGGAATTGATTTTATCACAAAAACCTTATTGACACAGTGCCTACAAAAACTGTTCTGATGAAGGCAACATCCAGACGTGCTCTAAACCTCAGAATGAACTTTGTCTCCcaaataaaattcatttcagGACTTAGGTTCAACACTCGCCTTCAGTAAAATATGCAGCACAGACAGACATGGACAACAGACAATGGGCTGCAAATCTAGTCTCACTTCTTGTTTGCTAGCTgctgctgatttatttattttgtctgtgaAAGATGTCGCCACTAACTCAGGCTGTCCCTTTTGTGTTTGCAGGCTTCATAGCATTTTCTACATACCCTGAGCTGGCTAAACGGGTGAAAATGTTCTGTGCTCTGAGCCCAGTAACCACAGGCTCATACGCTACAAGCCCTCTGATTAAGATAACAAGTGTTCCTGAACCACTGCTCAGGGTATgtcatttttccttctaaaagaGGCCCGATGCCTGACTTGCTTTCACAGGGTTCACTCAGCCTCAGATGAAGTGTTCCCAAACAGGTGACATGCTGATACTGAGCTTGGGATGAATCAAGTGCTCTTGAAAAATCTGTTCCCAAACTCTGTGGGGAAAATACTGGAGATATAGGGCTTGTAGCAGCAAGTACGAGACTTGTGAAACTGTCTCATCATAGGACTCTTGCTCTTAACTAATATTTTGCTGGCCTCATGCAGGAAGAACTAAACCAAAGCTGCAATAACAACCATGACAACCTCTGGGACTTCAGAAATGAGTGAACATTGAGGTCACTACACTAGAAATGGGAGGATGGCTTCCTCCCGGATTGATGCCAGTAATATGAAGAAGGAAGGATATGTGTTGCACAACGGGGAAGAAAGTGTTTTAAGGGGTACTGGGAGGGCAAGCTCTTTCAGCAATCTTTGAATACTGAGTTAGGAGGCTAGGCTATTAGCAACAGTTTCCTGCATAAAACGCCcctgtaacaagaaaaaaagtgttgcacttttcctttccctcagtTAGCATTTGGCTGCAAAGGAGCCATGCACCAGATTGGATTTCTGAAAGGACCTGTGACGCAGTTGTGTACAAGCCTGGATAAGTTCTGTGGCCATGTACTCTGTTACATAGCTGGAGGCAACATAAAAAATCTGAACACGGTAAGTATATGCAAAAGCACCTACTCACTACAGTGATTTTGGAAGTTACATTTGTGCACTCTATCCTTGTCTAGTAACTGTCATGCATGTAAATGTACATAAACCACAATGTAGTTCTCAGCAGATCGAGGGAATGCCAGGGCATTGTGTAGTGCAAACACAGGACTAGAGCTAATGATGGATGGGACCAACAACTAGGCACATTCTAATCCCAGAAAGGACTGAATTAAGTTTGGAGCTATATTGCATATGTAAATAGATGTGCCCTCTTTTGGGGCTAAGCCAACCAGATTTTGGTCATACACAGATGCTCTTTAAAAAGACCCAATGGATGATGGAGTCAGACTTCTTGGTCATACAGTTCCCTGTTTACTTCCTTAgcatgcagacaccaaggtcctCTGAACACTGGAATAattaaaaggcaggaaaaagctACTTTTCCCTTGCCACTTTTCAGACTACTTGCACCAGAACTTGATCCCAAAGAACTAGCATAAGGAGCATTCTCCCATTTTTATTGCCCTTAGAACTGGGCCCAACAGCTCAATCCACAACATGTAGAGCTACAGAAAGTCCTTCTACTGTGCCTAAGGAGTGCAACACAACTACAGTGCAATTCACAAAGACTAGTGCTTCAGTCAGTGGGGACAGGAGAGACAAGAGGGTTATCCCTATGCTTGCTGACATATGGGCACTGTAGTGTGTCTTAAATCCCCTTTACAGTGGTCAAAGTATGCAGAAGCTGCCTGTGTAATGTTTATTACTGCAATATCTGTAAAGTCTGGGGCCTATTCTTCTCCATCTATAACCATTGCAAAAGGCACATACGGGAAAGAAATGAGAATCAAAGGCTCAATGCAAAAGCAATTGCAGGCATTGCGGCCCTTTTGAATTGCAGAGCTAAACCATTAAGGATCTTTCCTGTTTTGGGTTAAGTCACAAATGTGGTTCTCAGGGCAAGATACAAAGTCTGAGGAGGAATGCAGGGAGATGGAATTAGAACATCTCCTTAACACAACTATAAAAgcgcaaacagaagaaaaagcaatctgtTTTGTAATCTGCCTTCTTTAGCACTAGGagtaaaatgaagaggaaaataaatcttcAAAAGACTTATATATGCAGGGGGGTTTGCTGTGAGGTGAGTAATCTACTTTGAAAGGTCAGGAAGGTTTTTCCCAGGATCCCACAGTAGTACTATCTTCATGGAACAGACTAACTTTCATGGAAAAAGTGTGTAGATGCATACTATTAACCAGCTATTCCTAAGTCTGCTTCTCAGTTTTCTATCTGATATTTGAAGAACATCCTATGAAAATGGGGTTTTAAAACAGCAGCAGTATGTTGCTCAGGTCCTTCACAGCTTTATTCTGTCACAGCACTGGATCACTGCCTTTGTAACACTTCTGCTTTCTCTCCAGAGTCGGATAGATACCTACGTAGCACATTCCCCTGCTGGAACATCCGTGCAGAACATTATTCATTGGCATCAGGTATAACTGTGTACTGATGTGTAAACAGACTCTTACTACTGCTTTTTATGCAACTGACCGCCTACAGGGAATTCCAGAGGCAGTGGATCTGGGAATCTGCCCATCACATCTTCTCACATGCTGCTGTGAGCACCTGCCACAGAGGGAGCACTCTTTCCCATGGCTCACCCAGACCATCACCTGAATTGCCCCTTTGGTATCAAGCACCGAGATTTCCCCAGGGCATATCAGGCCTCTCTGCATGTTGGGCTCTAATG
This window encodes:
- the LOC126042997 gene encoding lysosomal acid lipase/cholesteryl ester hydrolase-like isoform X3, whose translation is MWCLLVLLCSQGIAFSAGFTTPSTLNSDTSQHRKPRNPECFMNVSEIIRYHGYPSEEYQVTTEDGYILGLFRIPAGRNSQNTGQKPVVFLQHAFLGDATHWISNLPNDSLGFLLADAGYDVWMGNSRGNTWSLKHKTLNPSQKAFWQFSFDEMGKYDIPAELYFIMNKTGQKDVYYVGHSEGTTAGFIAFSTYPELAKRVKMFCALSPVTTGSYATSPLIKITSVPEPLLRLAFGCKGAMHQIGFLKGPVTQLCTSLDKFCGHVLCYIAGGNIKNLNTSRIDTYVAHSPAGTSVQNIIHWHQIIRADQFQAYDYGSKENMKKYNQSTPPAYPIEKISTPIAVWSGGCDKFADPKDMAKLLARITNLIYHEHFPAWGHLDFIWGLDAPDKMYRKIIELITKYF
- the LOC126042997 gene encoding lysosomal acid lipase/cholesteryl ester hydrolase-like isoform X2, translated to MWCLLVLLCSQGIAFSAGFTTPSTLNSDTSQHRKPRNPECFMNVSEIIRYHGYPSEEYQVTTEDGYILGLFRIPAGRNSQNTGQKPVVFLQHAFLGDATHWISNLPNDSLGFLLADAGYDVWMGNSRGNTWSLKHKTLNPSQKAFWQFSFDEMGKYDIPAELYFIMNKTGQKDVYYVGHSEGTTAGFIAFSTYPELAKRVKMFCALSPVTTGSYATSPLIKITSVPEPLLRLAFGCKGAMHQIGFLKGPVTQLCTSLDKFCGHVLCYIAGGNIKNLNTSRIDTYVAHSPAGTSVQNIIHWHQIIRADQFQAYDYGSKENMKKYNQTRQVCSRAITPPVATL